DNA from Verrucomicrobiia bacterium:
GCGATGGGCCACGAGGTAACGGTGTATGAGGCGTTGCACAAGCCCGGCGGGGTGCTGGTGTATGGCATTCCGGAGTTCCGGCTGCCCAAACAGATTGTGAAGCAGGAGGTGGAGCGCCTGCAAAAGGCGGGCGTCAAGATCGAGTGCAACGTGGTCATTGGGCGCACTTATACGCTGCCGGAGCTGCGCCAGCGGTTCGATGCGGTGTTTCTGGCCAACGGGGCGGGGCTGCCGGTTTTCATGCAGGTGCCGGGCGAGAATTCCAAAGGGGTGTATTCCGCCAACGAGTACCTGACGCGTGTCAACCTGATGGCCGCTTTTGCCAAATCGGACACGCCGGTGCTGCAGGGGCGGCGGGTGGCCGTGGTGGGGGGCGGCAACGTGGCCATGGACGCGGCGCGCACCGCCAAGCGGCTGGGGGCGGAGGCATCCATGATTGTCTATCGGCGCACCAAGGCCGAGATGCCGGCGCGGGTGGAGGAGGTGCATCACGCCGAGGAAGAGGGCATTCAATTTGAATTTCTGGCGGCGCCGCTGGAGGTCTTGCACGATGAAAAGCGGTGGGTCACCGGGTTGCGCTGCCAGCGCATGGCGCTGGGCGAGCCGGACGCCAAGGGGCGGCGGCGTCCCGTGCCGGTGCCCGGCTCGGAATTTACGCTGCCTTGCGATGTGGTGGTGGTGGCCATTGGCTCACGGGCCAATCCGCTGCTGACTTCCACCTGCCCGGAGCTGGCGCTGGACGAGCGGGGGCACATCAAGACGGACGAGCGGGGGATGACCAATCTGCCGGGGGTGTTTGCCGGCGGGGACATTGTGCGCGGCGCGGCCACGGTCATTTTGGCCATGGGCGATGGCAAGAATGCAGCGCAGGCGATTGATGCGTATTTGAAAACCCTGCCGGCGAAGACGCCCGCCGCGTAAGGGCGGCGGGCATTTGGCTGGGCTTCTGACGCGCCCCGCGTCGTCTGATGCGGGTGAGAACAGGGGATGAGGGAGGAGGATTTGTCAGCCCCAAGCCCTGATCATTGAGGCCCGGCGTCACTTTCCGTCAACGCCAGAAAGGCCTGCTCCAGGGGGCCGGCGGCGCCGCTCTGGCGGCGCAGCTCCTCGGCCGTGCCCACGGCGATGAGGCGGCCCTGGTGAATGATGCCAATGCGGTCGGCCATTTCCTCCGCCACGCTGAGCTGGTGGGTGGAGACGAAAACGGTCATGCCCTGGAGGGAGCGTTCCTTCAGGGTGTCTTTAACGATGCGGGCGTGGTGGGGATCCAGGCCCACCATGGGTTCATCAATGACAAAGACTTCCGGGTCATGCAGCAGGGCGGCGGCAATGGCGGTGCGCTGACGGGTGCCGTGGGAGAGGCCCTCGATGGGTTTGTGCAGGTATTCCTCCAACTGAAAACGGTTGACCAGGGCGCGCGCCTTGTGTTCCAGGTCCGCGGTGGGCATCCGAAAGAGTTGGCCGATGAAGCGGAGGAATTCCCACGGAGTCAGTTTTTCGTAGAGGAAGGGAAAATCCGGCACATAGGCCAGGCGGCGGCGGGCCTCGAGGGGTTGTTGCTGCACGTCGAAGCCGCTGATGCGCGCGCAGCCGCTGGTGGGCTTGATGAGGCCGGTGAGCATCTTGATGGTGGTGGTTTTGCCGGCGGCATTGGGGCCGAGCACGGCGAAGAATTCGCCGCGCGCCACGGTGAGGGAAATATCGTTGACGGCGACGAGGTCGCCGAACTTTTTGACCAGATGCACCAGCTCGATCATGACCTGCCTGCTGCCTATTGGAGACCGCTCAGAACATAGTTGATCAGGGAAACATTGCCCGGAAAATCCACGCGGAGGATTTCGCCGGCGCGGCTGACGTACACCACCAGATAATAGCGGTCGAGCACGCGCGCCTGCAGGCGATACACCTTCATGGCGGAGCGCCCCAGGGACATGACATCATGGCGGGCCTGCCATTCGAGGCCCAGGCGGAAGGAGGCGGCAGCGGGGTCGGAGGGCTGGATGGTGTTGAGCAGCCACACGACGGGCAGCGGCACCTCGAAATCCTCCAGCAACCGCCGGGGATCGCGCAGCTCATCGAAAGTGTAGGCATAGGTGGTTTCGTTGACGCCGTCGCTCAGGCGCACGGTGAGGCGCTGCGCCACGGCATCGGCATGGATTTCGTACACATCGGGCTTGAGCTGGGTGCGCAGTTGGAGATCGCGCCAGGTGTAGTTGGTGGAGAGATGGAGGCGGAGGAAGAAGCGCACATTCTGGCCCAGTTCGCGCAGCATGAGGTTGCCATCAAAATCCAGCGTGTAACCGGTGATGCGGCGCACCATGCCCTCGGGGGCGGCCTCGCGGTTGGGGAGGTCCTGCGGGGGCCGCTCTTCGCCCACGGTGGCCATCCAGCGGCAGACGCCATATTTCTGGCCTTGATAGACGATTTCCAGGGAGGAGCTGTCGGCGGCGGTGATGATGCGGTGCCAGACGGCCTGGGGGGCCACCGCCACGCCCACCTGGCGGGCGCCGCCGTATTCGGCGCGAAACAACAAGAAATTCATGACCAGCCAGAACGCCAGAACCAGGAGGAAAAAGGGGCGTGGCCTCATGGGGGCAGGGATGATCAGGAGGGCGGGATGTTCAGCACCTGCCCGATCTTCAGGCGGCGGGCGTCCAGCCCCGGGTTGGCGTCCATGAGCGCACGAAGGGAAATGCCATATTTGCGGGCGATGGCGGCGGGGGTTTCGTTGGCCTGCACTTTGTGGGTGCGGAGGGCCGCGGAGGGCGGGTTGGCGGGAGTGTGCGGGCGGGCCGGATCGCCAGCCACAGTGCCGGGCGTGGCGGCCGGGGCCGGGGTGGGGGGAGGGGGATTGGTTGCCGCAAGCGGGGCGGGGCTGGGGGTTGAGGGCGGCGGGGCCAGGGCGGCGCGATTGGTGGCATAGGCCACCCATGCCTCCAACTGGCTGCGCAACTGGGCGTTTTCCACCTTCAAGCGCTCAATATCCCGGAGCACGGACTGGGTGCCGGGCGCCAGGGCAATGGGCTTGGCGAGCTCCTGTTTGCAGGCAATGATGCGCTGTTTGACGATCTCCGCATGGGGCGAGCGGGGCCGGAGCTGAAGGAACTTGTTGTAATGGTAAATGGCGATGGCGTAGGAGTTTTCCTCGGCAATTTTTTGCTCGTACAGCACCCCCAGTTGGAAGTGGGCCGAAGAGGAGCGGGGGTTGACCTCCAGGGCTTTTTCAAAGGCCTCCACTGCGCCCTTGTAGTCGAAGCTGCCCAGTTTGCGCTGGCCGAGCACGTAATAAGGCTCTTTCGATTCGTCGAGGGCGGAATCTGTGGGGGGGAAACAACCCCAGCCGCCTGCCGCCGCCAGCAACAGCAGCGGCCAGGCGCGTTTCCACCAGTTCCGCAGCAACGCACACATCGGACTTGAAGCTAATCAATCCGTCTGGGCCGTGCAATGGTCAAGTGAGGCGAAGGGAGGATCGCCCGTCCCCGGCGTGATGAAAAATGGGGAGCATCCGCGGGCCAAAGCTGTCCAATAAGGTGTATGAAACGTGCGCTTTTTAGCCTGCTGTTTTTGCTGATGGCGCTGGCCGCCCTTTTCCAAACCCGGGCTGCCGGCCTGATTATTGTCCACGAGCCTGATTTCTGGACCCGGCCCATCATCTGGCCGCCGCCGTATCCGCCCATTCCCCCCCCGCGTCCCCCGCCATGGCCGCCGCGCCCGATACCGCCTCCGGTGTGGGCGCCGCTGGAAATCGCCTCGACGCGGGCGGACATCAGCCTCAAGGACCAGGTGGCGGTGGTGACGGTGGAGCAGGAGTTTTACAACCCCAATCCGCGCCAACTGGAAGGCACTTTTCTTTTTCCCGTCCCGCGTGGGGCGCAGTTGCGGAAGTTTGCGATGGACATCAACGGCAAGCCGATGGAGGCCGAGCTGCTGGCGGCGGACAAGGCGCGGGGCATTTATGAGGACATTGTCCGGCGGTTGCGGGACCCGGCGTTGCTGGAGTATGCGGGGCGGGACTTGTACAAGGTGCGCATCTTTCCCATTGAACCGCACGGCAAGAAGCGCATCACGCTGACGTATCAACAATTGTTGAAGGCCGATGGGGGGCTGGTGGCCTTTACGCTGCCGTTGTCCACGGAAAAACATTCCGCGGCGCCGGTGAAAAACCTGAGTTTCAAGCTGACCCTGGAGACGTCGCGCCCGCTCAAGACGCTGTACTCGCCCAGCCACAAAGTGGAGATCAAACGCGACGGGGCGCGGCGGGCGGTCATTGGCTACGAGGCCACGCAGGTGAAGCCGGAGGCGGATTTCCAGCTTTATTATTCGGTGGAGGAGGGCGAGTTTGGGGTGAGCCTGCTGACGCACAAACGGGCGGGAGAGGATGGCTATTTTCTGGCGCTGCTGTCGCCGCCGCCGGAGACCGGCAAGGAAAAACCCGCGCCCAAGGATATTTTGTTTGTGGTGGACACCTCCGGCTCCATGTCAGGCGCAAAGATGGAGCAGGCGAAGAAAGCGCTGCGGTATTGCGTGGAGAACTTGAATGAGGAGGACCGGTTTGAGGTGATTCGGTTTTCCACGGAGACCGAGCCGTTGTTCAAAGAACTCATGACTGCCAACCGGGAGAATCGCAAGCGCGCTCTGGAGTTTATCAACGGCCTGCGGGCTGCGGGCGGGACGGCCATTCATGATGCCCTGCTGGAGGCGCTGCGCAAGAAACCGGCCGGAGAGCAGCGCCCGTTTCTGGTGATTTTCCTGACGGACGGCCAACCCACGGTGGGCGAGACGGATGCGGACGCGATTTTGAAGAGCGCGCTCAAGGCGCGGGAAGGGGTGACGCGGGTGTTTTGTTTTGGGATTGGGACGGATGTGAACACGCATCTGCTGGATTTGCTGGCGGAAAACACACGCGCCGCCAGCCAATACGTGCTGCCCGAGGAAGACCTCGAGGTGAAGCTGTCGCAGTTCTACACCAAGATCAGCGAGCCGGTGCTGACCAATCCCACCCTCAAGTTTGAGGGGCCGGTGACGGTGCGCCAGGTGCATCCCACGCCGTTGCCGGATGTGTTTCGCGGGGATCAGGTGGTGGTGGCGGGGCGTTTCGAAGGCGAGGGGGCGGTGACCCTGTTGCTCGAGGGCCAGATGAAAGGGCAGCCGCGGCGGTTCACCTTCCCGGTCAAATTTGGCCCCGGGGAGGAGCATGATTTCATCCCGCGCCTGTGGGCCACGCGGAGGGTGGGCTTTTTGCTGGATGAAATCCGCCTGCGGGGCGAGAACAAGGAATTGAAGGATGAAGTCACCGAGCTGGCGCGCCGCCATGGAATTGTCACGCCGTACACGGCTTATTTGATTGTGGAGGACGAGCAGCGCCGCAACGTGGCTGCCACCCAGCAGACCATGCGCTGGCTGGCAGAGGATCGCTCCGCCCAGCGGGAGCTTTCGCGGGCGTACGAGGAGGGCCGGCGGCAGCGGGCGGGAGATTTGGCGGTGGCGGGCGCGCAGGCCTCTGCCGCTTTGAAGCAGGCCGAGCAGGCGCAGGACGCGATGTTGTACAGCGGGCGGGCGGTCATGCGCGCAGCCCCTGTGGCCCCGGGCGGGGCGGGGGGTGGGATGGTGCGCGGGCAGCCGGCCTCGCCGGAGCAGGCGGCCCAGGCGGCGCAACAATTTGCCGCCACCACGCGCCATGTGGGCGGGCGCACCTTTTATCAGAACGGCACGCAATGGGTGGACGCGGAGGCGCAGAAGTTCAAGGATCAGAAACCCATCGCCATTGTGTTTGGTTCGCCGGAGTATTTCGAGCTGCTGCGGAAGCATCCGCAGGCGGCGGCGTGGTTCTCGCTGGGGACGAGTCTGCAGGTGGTGCTGGAAGGCCGGCTTTACGAGATTATGGAGGTCGCGAGCGGCTCCCCACCTTGAGGCAGGCGGCCCCACCTGTGCCTTGCCAGGGGCGTGGCCGGCGGGTTACGCTGCGGAGCGGGATGAGCAAACTCAAAGTGGCTGTACTGGGCACCGGCGCCCTGGGCAAGGAGCACGCCCGCATTTATGCCGAGCTGGCCGCTGCCGGGCTGGTGGAGCTGGTGGGCGTGTACGACACCAATCGCGAAGTGGCGGCGCAAGTGGCCGCCCGTTGCGGGGTGCCCGTGCTGGCCTCGGTGGAGGAGATTATCGCCAGGGCGGAGGCCTTGAGCATTGTCACGCCCACGGTAACCCATTACGCGCTGGCGCGGCAGGCGCTGGAGGCCGGGCGCCATTGTCTGGTGGAGAAACCGATGACGGATCAGGCGGCGCAAGCCGCCGAGCTGGTGGAGCTGGCGGCGCGGCGTCAGTGCGTGCTGCAGGTGGGCCATGTGGAGCGGTTTAATCCAGTGTTTGCCTATCTGCAAAAGACCGCCACAGAGCCGCGTTTTATTGAGGCGCACCGCCTTTCGCCCTTCCCCAAGCGGAGCACGGACATTGGGGTGGTGCTGGATTTGATGATCCATGATCTGGATGTGGTGCTGGCCTTTGTGGCCTCGCCGGTCGTGGCCGTGGATGCGGTGGGTGTGGCGGTGCTGAGTCCGACGGAGGACATCGCCAATGCGCGGCTGCGCTTTGCCAATGGCTGTGTGGCCAACCTGACGGTCAGCCGCGTCAGTCCGGAGCGGATGCGGAAGATTCGTGTGTTCAGCGGGGGGCCGCAGCCGTCGTATATTTCTTTGGATTACCGCGCCCAGGAGGGATTCATATACCGTCTGGCCCGCGCGGATGAACCGGAAAGCTCGCTGCTCAAGAAGTGGCTGGGCGGCAAGGAGGCCACGCTGGTGAGCGAATTTGCCGGCCGCCGCATTGTGCGGGAGCCGGTGCCGATTGAGAAAGGGGAGCCGTTGCGGCTGGAGCTGGAGCATTTTGTGCGGTGCGCGCAGGCGGGGCGCGAGCCGGCGGTGAGCGGGGCGAAGGCCAAGCTGGCGCTGGATTTGGCGCTGGAGATTACGCGCCAGATTCAACAGCAGGGCGCCAAGGCCTGAGGCGGCCGCGGCTCATGGGGCGGCCTGGGCGGGTTTCAGCCGGGGGTCATCCAGGTCCAGGCGGTACAGCACCTGGTTGTAATTGTGGCGTGGGGTGATTTGCGGTTTGTCGGCAAACTCGGCTGTGTAGGTGCCTTCGAAGATCAAGATGGGAGAATTGGGAGGGGAAAATTCGATGTGCAGGCGGGGGTTGTAGAAGGTGTAATTCTCATGCGTCAACACCTTCACCGCCGGCCCCCAGGGGCCCAGGGGCGATCCGGCCTCGGCATACCACAACTCGCCGAAGGTGGAGGGTTTGCCGAAAGCCTCCATGAAGACAGTCACCCAGCGTTTGCGCCAGGGATGCCAGGCAATGGAGCCGGTGTGCGGTTTCACCGCCTTGCCGTCGCCGGCCGCGGTGAGCTGGGCGGGAGGGGTGAGTTCCTGCCAGGTGTTGGTGTTTTGCCACGCCTCGAAGGTGGCCGGACACCGCAGGCGGGGGAAGGGATCGCCAAACAACACCCAATCCCGGCCCTGTTCATCCTGCCACAAGACGGGATGCCCCTGCGGGAGCGGCGGCGGCCGGCGGGAGGCTTCGGTTTTGGTCCAGAGCACGGCCAGCCGCTCAAATTGTGTCTTTTCCTCATTCCAGACACACAGCCCCCATTCGTAAGCCTCCAGATGATTGCGGATTTTGGAGTAGCTGGCCACCAGCCGCGGGGTGCCATCGGCGGCCGGCAAACTGGCCACGCCCGTCAGCCAGGTTGGCCCGCTGCCGGGCAGGGGCGCCAGCCCTTTGACCCGCCCTTGGGCGTCACGGAAGTGTGCAAACTGGAGGCGGACGGGCGGGGTGAAATTGGTGAGGGCCTGAACGGGGGTGATGGCGCCGGTCATGTGGAAAATACCCAGCGGATAATGGGCCAGGGTGGTATCGCCCCAGAGCCAGTAGAGGCGTCCCTGATGAACGGCGTTTTGCACACTGTCACAGCCCAGCACGCCTGATTCGGGCCAGTCCTGCTCGCGGCCGGTTTTCTGGCTCTCGGCGAAGAGGCCCGCGCCGGTGATGCGTCCGAGCCGGCGGGCGATGATGGTGCGTTGGACCTCGACGCGCAGGGTTTTGCCCGGGGCCGGAGTCAGGCGCAGGCCGCGGTAGCCGAAGCCATCTTTGGGCCGTTCGTAGCCGTGGCCGATGACGTCAAACCAGGTTTCGCGTCCCATCAGCTCCGGCAAATCGAAGGCGATGACTCCGGCGTTGTCGCTGACGAAGCGGACGCCGTGGGTGGTGCGTAATTCGACCAGCGGCACCGGCCAGCCGGTGTCCTGTTCCACAATTTCCAGCCGGCAAGGCTCCATGGCCCAGGCGCAGAGGAGGCCGGCCAGCCAGGCCAGAAGGACGTTACGTATCACCATGGGGACCGGGCCGCAGGGCAGCGCACCCCGCCCCGCGGCGGGGGGAGGCAGCGCGCGCGGGCGCACTGATTCATGCGGCTCAATGCTTTTGCAAAATGGCGCTGATTTCGTGAAGCGTTTGTTCGGCGCTGATCTCGCCGTTCACGGGATGCAAGAGGCCGGCTTTTTGGTAGTACTCAATGAGCGGGGCGGTCTGGGAGTGGAAGGTGGCCAGGCGGGCGCGGACGGTTTCCGGGTTGTCATCGGCTCGTTGGTACAATTCGCCGCCACAACGGTCGCAGATTCCCTCTTTTTTCGGGGGACGGTTGGTTTTGTGATAGGGGGTCTGGCAGCTTTTGCAAATGAGGCGTCCGCCGAGGCGGCGGACAATCAGGTCATCGCTGGTTTGGATGAAGATGACGGCGGCCAGCTTGATGCCCAGCTCGCGCAGAATGTCCTCCAGCATTTTGGCCTGGGGCAGGGTGCGCGGGAAACCGTCCAGCAGATACGCCGGCGCCTCGTCCCCGCGTTGCAGACGCTCCTTGAGCATTTGGGCGGTGACATCATCGGGCACGAGCGCGCCTTTTTCCATGTAGCCCTTGGCCAGTTGTCCCAGCGGGGTGTTGAGCTTGAGGTTTTCGCGGAATAAATCGCCGGTGGCCACATGGACGAAACCGTAGTGTTTGACCAGTTGCTCGGCTTGCGTGCCCTTGCCCGAACCTGGGGCGCCAAACAACACGTAGGCTTTGTCAGCTTTTGCCATAAAGTTGCTCTGATGCCAGGGGTGCCGCGCCCGGGGATTGCAACCGGTCCGGGCCGCCGCACCGTGGCTTTCACTTATAGCCAAGCGGCACTTGTATTAGCAATGCTTTATTACAGCCTCCCCCCGGGCAGGGGGGGTGAGCCGGGGGCGGAGGTTTCGTCTCGTGAATCAAGGGGCGGCCGGTTCGCGGACTTGCATGCGGCCGACGGCGGCCTCCAGCTCGGCGAGCAGGGCGGGATTGGGAGCGGTGAGGAAGACATGCATTTTGCAGAGGGCCAGGCGGTCTCCCTCTTTTCGGGAGAGCGATTTGAAGACTTCCGGGATGACCGTTTCCGCGCAAAACAGCCCTTTGTTTTGGTAACGCCGCCATTCGACCTCGCGGCTGCCCAGTTTGCCTTTTTCGGCGCTCACGGAGAGGTAGGGGTCGCGTTGGTGGTGGAATTGCGGGGCGGGCCCGAGGTAGATGCCCACGCCGGCCTTGAGG
Protein-coding regions in this window:
- the gltA gene encoding NADPH-dependent glutamate synthase; its protein translation is MKPPAHLKERLQLPRQKMPEQAPEARTANFAEVNLGFSEQLALLEAHRCIQCKEARCIRGCPVRVNIPQFIKLVAEGDLAGAARSLLRDNALPAITGRVCPQETQCEVECVRGIKGAPVAIGHLERFVADWAYRHAHHLELPKAAPSGRRVAVVGSGPAGLTAAGELAAMGHEVTVYEALHKPGGVLVYGIPEFRLPKQIVKQEVERLQKAGVKIECNVVIGRTYTLPELRQRFDAVFLANGAGLPVFMQVPGENSKGVYSANEYLTRVNLMAAFAKSDTPVLQGRRVAVVGGGNVAMDAARTAKRLGAEASMIVYRRTKAEMPARVEEVHHAEEEGIQFEFLAAPLEVLHDEKRWVTGLRCQRMALGEPDAKGRRRPVPVPGSEFTLPCDVVVVAIGSRANPLLTSTCPELALDERGHIKTDERGMTNLPGVFAGGDIVRGAATVILAMGDGKNAAQAIDAYLKTLPAKTPAA
- a CDS encoding ABC transporter ATP-binding protein, with amino-acid sequence MIELVHLVKKFGDLVAVNDISLTVARGEFFAVLGPNAAGKTTTIKMLTGLIKPTSGCARISGFDVQQQPLEARRRLAYVPDFPFLYEKLTPWEFLRFIGQLFRMPTADLEHKARALVNRFQLEEYLHKPIEGLSHGTRQRTAIAAALLHDPEVFVIDEPMVGLDPHHARIVKDTLKERSLQGMTVFVSTHQLSVAEEMADRIGIIHQGRLIAVGTAEELRRQSGAAGPLEQAFLALTESDAGPQ
- a CDS encoding LysM peptidoglycan-binding domain-containing protein yields the protein MCALLRNWWKRAWPLLLLAAAGGWGCFPPTDSALDESKEPYYVLGQRKLGSFDYKGAVEAFEKALEVNPRSSSAHFQLGVLYEQKIAEENSYAIAIYHYNKFLQLRPRSPHAEIVKQRIIACKQELAKPIALAPGTQSVLRDIERLKVENAQLRSQLEAWVAYATNRAALAPPPSTPSPAPLAATNPPPPTPAPAATPGTVAGDPARPHTPANPPSAALRTHKVQANETPAAIARKYGISLRALMDANPGLDARRLKIGQVLNIPPS
- a CDS encoding VIT and VWA domain-containing protein, with protein sequence MKRALFSLLFLLMALAALFQTRAAGLIIVHEPDFWTRPIIWPPPYPPIPPPRPPPWPPRPIPPPVWAPLEIASTRADISLKDQVAVVTVEQEFYNPNPRQLEGTFLFPVPRGAQLRKFAMDINGKPMEAELLAADKARGIYEDIVRRLRDPALLEYAGRDLYKVRIFPIEPHGKKRITLTYQQLLKADGGLVAFTLPLSTEKHSAAPVKNLSFKLTLETSRPLKTLYSPSHKVEIKRDGARRAVIGYEATQVKPEADFQLYYSVEEGEFGVSLLTHKRAGEDGYFLALLSPPPETGKEKPAPKDILFVVDTSGSMSGAKMEQAKKALRYCVENLNEEDRFEVIRFSTETEPLFKELMTANRENRKRALEFINGLRAAGGTAIHDALLEALRKKPAGEQRPFLVIFLTDGQPTVGETDADAILKSALKAREGVTRVFCFGIGTDVNTHLLDLLAENTRAASQYVLPEEDLEVKLSQFYTKISEPVLTNPTLKFEGPVTVRQVHPTPLPDVFRGDQVVVAGRFEGEGAVTLLLEGQMKGQPRRFTFPVKFGPGEEHDFIPRLWATRRVGFLLDEIRLRGENKELKDEVTELARRHGIVTPYTAYLIVEDEQRRNVAATQQTMRWLAEDRSAQRELSRAYEEGRRQRAGDLAVAGAQASAALKQAEQAQDAMLYSGRAVMRAAPVAPGGAGGGMVRGQPASPEQAAQAAQQFAATTRHVGGRTFYQNGTQWVDAEAQKFKDQKPIAIVFGSPEYFELLRKHPQAAAWFSLGTSLQVVLEGRLYEIMEVASGSPP
- a CDS encoding Gfo/Idh/MocA family oxidoreductase — translated: MSKLKVAVLGTGALGKEHARIYAELAAAGLVELVGVYDTNREVAAQVAARCGVPVLASVEEIIARAEALSIVTPTVTHYALARQALEAGRHCLVEKPMTDQAAQAAELVELAARRQCVLQVGHVERFNPVFAYLQKTATEPRFIEAHRLSPFPKRSTDIGVVLDLMIHDLDVVLAFVASPVVAVDAVGVAVLSPTEDIANARLRFANGCVANLTVSRVSPERMRKIRVFSGGPQPSYISLDYRAQEGFIYRLARADEPESSLLKKWLGGKEATLVSEFAGRRIVREPVPIEKGEPLRLELEHFVRCAQAGREPAVSGAKAKLALDLALEITRQIQQQGAKA
- a CDS encoding adenylate kinase, yielding MAKADKAYVLFGAPGSGKGTQAEQLVKHYGFVHVATGDLFRENLKLNTPLGQLAKGYMEKGALVPDDVTAQMLKERLQRGDEAPAYLLDGFPRTLPQAKMLEDILRELGIKLAAVIFIQTSDDLIVRRLGGRLICKSCQTPYHKTNRPPKKEGICDRCGGELYQRADDNPETVRARLATFHSQTAPLIEYYQKAGLLHPVNGEISAEQTLHEISAILQKH